From the genome of Aquila chrysaetos chrysaetos chromosome 12, bAquChr1.4, whole genome shotgun sequence, one region includes:
- the SLC44A5 gene encoding choline transporter-like protein 5 isoform X4 has translation MNQLCVSKCPDRFATYIDVQASYRYKPDQWNYFRQFCKPGFNNPRKSVAQVLRDEDCPSMIIPSRPFLKRCFPDFSTKNGVLTVANQTTFKDGRGKTRNVTDLREAANGINNVLDARSVGMKIFEDYAISWYWILIGLFIAMIVSLLFLVLLRFTAGVLFWIFIFGVIGIIGYGIWHCYWEYDHLKGIPGSDLTVYDIGFQTDFRVYLQLRQTWLAFMIILCVVEVIIILMLIFLRNRIRIAIALLKEGSRAIGYIMSTLFYPIVTFILIAICISYWAVTAVFLATSGEPVYKVMANQTLCKYANLTCDPETFNTTNVTKLCPGAQCTFAFYGGESLYHKYIFIFQLANAFVFLWLVNFAIALGQCTLAGAFASYYWASRKPADIPLWPLFSSFGRAIRYHTGSLAFGALILAIVQLIRVILEYLDHKLKGTQNSFTRFLLCCLKCCFWCLERFLKFINRNAYIMIAIYGKNFCTSAKEAFFLLMRNVVRVAVLDKVTDFLLFLGKILVAGGVGVLAFFFFTQRIPVFAQEAPTLNYYWVPLLTVIIGSYLVAHGFFSVYAMCVDTLFLCFCEDLERNDGSTAKPYFMSASLHRILGKKELSPKKAVG, from the exons ctttGTGTCTCAAAGTGCCCAGACAGGTTTGCAACCTACATTGATGTTCAGGCTTCCTACAGATATAAACCAGATCAGTGGAATTACTTCAGGCAATTCTGCAAACCTGGTTTTAACAATCCTCGCAAG tCTGTTGCTCAAGTCCTACGTGATGAAGATTGTCCTTCGATGATCATTCCAAGCAGGCCTT TTCTTAAGAGATGCTTCCCAGACTTCTCCACGAAGAATGGTGTGCTAACTGTGGCAAATCAGACTACATTCAAAGatggaagagggaaaacaagaaatgtaACTGATCTCAGGGAAGCTGCAAA CGGCATCAATAATGTCCTGGATGCAAGATCAGTTGGAATGAAAATTTTTGAAGACTATGCCATTTCTTGGTATTGGATTTTAAT tggGCTGTTCATTGCAATGATAGTAAGTCTGCTCTTCCTTGTGTTATTGAGGTTCACAGCTGGGGTCCTCTTCTGGATTTTCATCTTTGGTGTGATTGGAATTATAGGTTATG gcatctgGCATTGTTACTGGGAGTATGATCATCTTAAAGGAATACCTGGATCTGACCTCACTGTTTACGACATTGGATTCCAGACAGACTTCAGAGTGTACCTGCAACTGAGGCAAACATGGTTAGCATTTA tgATAATACTTTGTGTTGTTGAGGTCATAATCATACTGATGCTGATCTTCCTAAGGAATCGGATCCGGATTGCTATTGCACTGTTGAAGGAAGGTAGTAG GGCTATTGGCTATATAATGTCTACATTGTTCTACCCAATCGTCACCTTCATACTCATTGCAATTTGTATTTCCTACTGGGCTGTGACAGCTGT ttTTCTGGCTACATCAGGAGAACCTGTGTATAAAGTAATGGCTAATCAAACACTGTGCAAGTATGCAAACCTGACTTGTGACCCAGAG acTTTTAACACAACCAATGTGACTAAATTGTGTCCGGGGGCTCAGtgtacttttgctttttatggaGGAGAAAGCCTGTACCATAAGTACATCTTCATCTTCCAGTTAGCCAATGCCTTTGTCTTTCTGTGGCTGGTGAACTTTGCAATTGCACTGGGTCAGTGTACCCTTGCTGGTGCCTTTGCCTCTTATTACTGGGCTTCTCGGAAACCAGCTGATATTCCACTGTGGCCGCTCTTCTCTTCATTTGGACGAGCAATACG atACCATACAGGTTCGCTGGCATTTGGAGCCTTAATTCTTGCAATTGTCCAGCTTATTAGAGTAATACTGGAGTACTTGGATCACAAACTGAAAG gTACACAGAACTCCTTCACTAGATTTCTACTCTGCTGCCTCAAATGCTGTTTCTGGTGTTTGGAAAGATTCTTAAAatttataaacagaaatgcCTACATCATG ATTGCCATATATGGTAAAAACTTCTGCACCTCGGCAAAGGAAGCATTCTTTTTGCTTATGCGGAATGTGGTGAG AGTTGCAGTTCTGGACAAAGTTACAGACTTTCTTTTATTCCTGGGGAAAATTCTCGTTGCTGGTGGTGTAG gtgttcttgctttctttttcttcacacagAGAATACCAGTCTTTGCACAGGAAGCACCAACGTTAAATTACTACTGGGTTCCATTGTTG ACGGTCATTATTGGCTCCTACCTAGTTGCACATGGGTTCTTCAGCGTCTATGCAATGTGTGTCGACAcgcttttcctctgctttt GTGAAGACCTGGAAAGAAATGATGGATCTACAGCAAAACCCTACTTCATGTCAGCTAGCCTTCACCGAATTCTAGGGAAGAAGGAACTAAGCCCTAAGAAGGCAGTGGGATAA